A single region of the Prevotella sp. HUN102 genome encodes:
- a CDS encoding formyltransferase family protein: MQQATADTLELSKPLNIQAMKIRILGNKDTLAYNKALCLLQAKGHTITEETSQECDLAIAPLLTEKVSVEALSIPKFGTLVFHPSPLPYGRGAASIKWAYKRHEPITAATWFWADNGLDTGDICEQEIVRIDYQLCPREFYEQHIIPTMLRTLERCLNALSIGFKHTIPQVELYSSFDKR, from the coding sequence ATGCAGCAGGCTACGGCGGACACTTTAGAGCTGTCCAAGCCTTTAAATATACAGGCGATGAAAATCAGGATATTAGGCAATAAAGACACCTTGGCTTATAACAAGGCACTGTGCCTTCTGCAAGCCAAAGGACATACTATCACTGAAGAGACAAGCCAGGAATGCGATCTCGCTATCGCCCCCTTACTCACAGAAAAAGTATCAGTGGAAGCCCTCAGCATTCCCAAATTCGGCACACTCGTCTTCCATCCGTCCCCTCTGCCATACGGAAGAGGGGCGGCCTCCATAAAGTGGGCATATAAGCGTCATGAACCAATTACCGCGGCTACATGGTTTTGGGCGGACAACGGACTTGACACAGGCGATATCTGCGAACAGGAAATTGTGAGGATAGACTACCAACTCTGCCCTCGGGAGTTCTATGAGCAGCACATCATTCCTACTATGCTACGCACCTTAGAACGCTGTTTAAATGCTCTTTCAATAGGTTTTAAACACACAATACCACAAGTAGAGTTGTACTCCAGTTTTGATAAACGGTAG
- a CDS encoding GNAT family N-acetyltransferase — protein sequence MRIEVNHHCSNYNSYRAERVKSLFNAESGCDWATKAELPIEEKEWKIGLVVGPSGSGKTSIGNKIFGSKAMYDLYAGWEEDKPIVDCIAPDGDFNTVTGMLSAVGLGDVPSWLRPFSVLSNGEKFRAGLARLACEQPQYAVVDEFTSVIDRQIAKVGAAAFAKTWRRGTGKIVLLSCHYDIIEWLQPDWVYDTAEARFYERDCLRQRPTLNLQIYKVSGAVFPRIFKKHYYLDLPMPVTAECFVGFIGTEPVCHLSVAPLFTANAYRATRLVVMPEWQGIGVGTKFLQAVCEYHLQGNGRCNKKYPVFFHTSHPQLCSALRHSKKWIQTGRTLYGANKARSVASFKRSAIKAGKKQYAAGYGGHFRAVQAFKYTGDENQDIRQ from the coding sequence ATGAGAATAGAAGTAAACCACCATTGCAGTAACTATAACAGCTATCGGGCAGAACGGGTAAAAAGCCTTTTTAATGCTGAAAGCGGTTGCGACTGGGCAACAAAAGCCGAGCTGCCCATAGAAGAAAAAGAGTGGAAAATAGGACTTGTCGTAGGACCTTCGGGAAGTGGAAAAACAAGCATCGGCAACAAGATTTTTGGCAGTAAGGCAATGTATGACCTATACGCCGGGTGGGAAGAAGACAAGCCGATAGTCGACTGCATTGCGCCCGATGGCGATTTCAATACCGTAACGGGGATGCTGTCAGCCGTGGGGTTAGGAGATGTACCCTCGTGGCTGAGGCCATTCTCCGTACTGAGTAACGGAGAAAAATTCAGGGCGGGATTGGCACGCTTAGCCTGCGAACAGCCCCAATATGCCGTTGTGGACGAATTTACATCAGTTATCGACCGACAAATAGCAAAAGTAGGAGCGGCAGCATTTGCCAAGACATGGCGAAGAGGCACCGGGAAAATAGTTCTGCTGTCCTGCCACTATGATATCATTGAATGGCTACAGCCAGATTGGGTCTACGATACGGCGGAGGCACGCTTTTACGAGCGTGACTGCCTTCGGCAACGCCCAACGCTCAACCTTCAAATTTATAAAGTCAGCGGAGCTGTATTCCCAAGAATCTTTAAAAAACATTACTATTTAGACTTGCCTATGCCCGTAACGGCAGAATGCTTCGTAGGATTCATCGGCACGGAGCCGGTCTGCCACCTATCCGTAGCACCTCTCTTTACCGCTAATGCATACCGGGCAACACGACTCGTGGTAATGCCGGAATGGCAGGGCATCGGCGTAGGCACAAAGTTTCTTCAAGCCGTATGCGAGTACCACCTGCAGGGAAATGGACGGTGCAACAAGAAATACCCAGTATTCTTCCATACTTCTCACCCACAGCTATGCAGTGCGCTGCGACATTCAAAAAAATGGATACAAACAGGTCGAACACTCTACGGAGCAAACAAGGCAAGAAGCGTAGCTTCCTTTAAGCGTTCCGCAATAAAAGCGGGAAAGAAACAATATGCAGCAGGCTACGGCGGACACTTTAGAGCTGTCCAAGCCTTTAAATATACAGGCGATGAAAATCAGGATATTAGGCAATAA